In Betaproteobacteria bacterium, the following proteins share a genomic window:
- a CDS encoding D-alanyl-D-alanine carboxypeptidase: MNSLLTVLLALSLPLAAAAQAVTPPPVAARAYYLLDILSGQALAAQSEEDRFEPASLTKLMTAYIVFSAIRDHKLDPSKVVPVSERAWKAGGSRMFIEPRKPVTAADLVRGMIVQSGNDATIALAEALAGTEETFAQLMNREAKRLGLRNSNFVNSTGLPAPNHYATARDMAVLAAALIRDFPESYALYSQKEFTWNGITQANRNRLLWMDPTVDGVKTGFTEAAGYCLVASAKRGERRLVSVVMGAQSDALRISENQKLLNFGFLAYDTQRFYKKDEVVANPEIFKGTSATVKLGFDADVWLTLPRGRFQGLKANLQTRQPFVAPYSRGQKAGIMKFARDNASVAEIAVVALEDVPVAGFLSRGWDTIRLLFR; encoded by the coding sequence ATGAATAGCCTCCTCACCGTCCTCCTCGCCCTTTCGCTCCCGCTTGCCGCCGCGGCGCAGGCCGTCACGCCGCCACCCGTCGCGGCACGTGCCTACTACCTCCTCGACATTCTGTCCGGCCAGGCACTTGCCGCGCAGTCGGAGGAGGACCGCTTCGAGCCCGCCTCGCTCACCAAGCTCATGACCGCCTACATCGTCTTTTCGGCGATCCGCGACCACAAGCTCGACCCGTCCAAGGTGGTACCGGTCTCCGAAAGGGCGTGGAAAGCCGGCGGCTCGAGGATGTTCATCGAGCCCAGGAAACCCGTGACCGCCGCCGACCTCGTGCGCGGCATGATCGTCCAGTCCGGCAATGACGCCACCATCGCCCTGGCCGAGGCGCTCGCCGGGACGGAGGAGACGTTCGCCCAGCTCATGAACCGCGAGGCAAAGCGCCTGGGCCTTCGCAACTCGAATTTCGTGAACTCGACCGGACTGCCGGCGCCGAACCACTACGCCACGGCGCGCGACATGGCCGTGCTTGCCGCCGCCTTGATCCGCGACTTCCCGGAGTCTTACGCCCTGTACTCCCAGAAGGAATTCACCTGGAACGGCATCACGCAGGCCAACCGCAACCGCCTGCTGTGGATGGACCCCACGGTGGATGGCGTGAAGACCGGTTTCACGGAGGCTGCGGGATACTGCCTGGTCGCTTCGGCGAAGCGCGGCGAGCGCCGGCTCGTGTCCGTCGTGATGGGCGCGCAGTCCGACGCGCTGCGCATTTCGGAGAACCAGAAGCTCCTGAATTTCGGCTTCCTCGCGTATGACACGCAGCGCTTCTACAAGAAGGATGAGGTCGTCGCCAACCCCGAGATCTTCAAGGGCACGAGCGCCACGGTGAAGCTGGGCTTCGACGCAGACGTGTGGCTCACACTGCCGCGCGGCCGGTTCCAGGGGCTCAAGGCGAATCTGCAGACCCGGCAGCCCTTCGTCGCGCCCTACTCCCGGGGGCAGAAAGCAGGGATAATGAAATTCGCCCGCGACAATGCTTCCGTCGCCGAGATCGCCGTGGTGGCGCTCGAGGATGTGCCGGTGGCCGGGTTCCTTTCCCGCGGATGGGACACGATCCGCCTCCTTTTCCGGTGA
- a CDS encoding septal ring lytic transglycosylase RlpA family protein, producing MRKAVPALLALALAACGTAPKAPPAKPAYYSEDGPPDKVPADIASIPDAVPRDEPYHRYANRPYTVFGRTYAPTVNDDPMKERGLASWYGRKFQGQKTSSGEVYDMFAMTAAHKTLPIPSYARVTSLKTGQSVVVRVNDRGPFHDGRVIDLSYAAAAKLGVVGPGSGPVEVERVFARDAGTRLAAATPPAPTALPLAAQVATPLVAPEPAGLYLQLGAFSSVENAESFRSRIARDLPWLLEPIQVVAAGSLHRVRLGPYKSRDEAQAIADKIRASLDFAPVITPASRQNAPR from the coding sequence ATGCGCAAGGCCGTCCCGGCACTCCTCGCCCTGGCGCTGGCCGCCTGCGGCACGGCGCCCAAGGCGCCGCCCGCAAAGCCCGCCTACTATTCCGAAGACGGCCCGCCCGACAAGGTCCCCGCGGACATCGCTTCCATTCCCGACGCCGTTCCCCGCGACGAGCCCTACCACCGCTACGCGAACCGGCCCTATACCGTGTTCGGGCGAACGTATGCGCCCACGGTGAACGACGATCCCATGAAGGAGCGCGGCCTCGCCTCCTGGTACGGGCGCAAGTTCCAGGGACAGAAGACTTCCTCGGGCGAGGTTTACGACATGTTCGCGATGACGGCCGCCCACAAGACGCTGCCGATCCCGAGCTATGCGCGCGTGACGAGCCTGAAGACCGGCCAATCGGTGGTGGTGCGCGTGAACGACCGCGGTCCGTTCCACGACGGGCGCGTGATCGACCTTTCGTACGCGGCCGCGGCAAAGCTCGGCGTGGTCGGTCCCGGCAGCGGGCCGGTCGAGGTCGAGCGCGTTTTCGCACGCGATGCCGGCACCCGCCTTGCGGCCGCGACGCCACCCGCCCCCACGGCGCTGCCGCTCGCCGCGCAAGTCGCCACTCCCCTCGTCGCGCCCGAGCCCGCGGGCCTTTACCTGCAACTCGGCGCGTTCTCGAGTGTCGAAAACGCGGAGAGCTTCCGAAGCCGCATCGCACGCGACCTGCCGTGGCTGCTCGAGCCGATCCAGGTCGTTGCGGCCGGAAGCCTGCACCGCGTTCGCCTCGGTCCCTACAAGTCGCGCGACGAAGCGCAGGCCATCGCGGACAAGATTCGCGCTTCCCTGGACTTCGCCCCCGTCATCACTCCCGCCTCCCGGCAGAACGCCCCTCGATGA
- the rodA gene encoding rod shape-determining protein RodA — MISRLFDLISRRIDGPLMVALVLTLALGLTVVYSASGGASLDRVLGQSRNLALAIAALWIVANIPPQALMRLAVPVYAAGLMLLVGVALFGDVRNGARRWLNLGFTTIQPSEIMKIAVPLLLAWYFHRHQEGIHLRDYAVGAILLALPVGLVVRQPDLGTALLIFASGAFVIFLAGLSWKILATLMATGAASLPFLWGMMHDYQRKRVLTLLDPTEDPLGAGYHIIQATIAIGSGGVLGKGWLNGTQAQLDFVPERSTDFILAVFGEEFGLAGILVLIVLYMLIVARGLMIAANASTTFARLMAGAVTLTFFTYAFVNMGMVSGILPVVGVPLPMVSYGGTALLSMLVGFGILMSISTHKQLVSS; from the coding sequence ATGATTAGCCGCCTTTTCGACCTGATCTCGCGCCGGATCGACGGGCCGCTCATGGTGGCGCTGGTGCTCACCCTGGCGCTCGGACTGACCGTCGTCTATTCGGCCTCGGGCGGCGCGTCGCTCGACCGCGTGCTCGGGCAGTCGCGCAACCTTGCGCTGGCCATCGCCGCACTGTGGATTGTGGCCAACATCCCGCCGCAGGCGCTCATGCGACTGGCCGTCCCGGTCTACGCCGCCGGCCTCATGCTCCTCGTCGGCGTCGCGCTCTTCGGCGACGTCCGGAACGGGGCAAGGCGCTGGCTCAACCTCGGCTTCACGACCATCCAGCCCTCGGAGATCATGAAGATCGCGGTGCCGCTCCTGCTCGCCTGGTATTTCCACCGCCACCAGGAGGGGATCCACTTGCGCGACTACGCCGTGGGCGCCATCCTGCTGGCTCTCCCGGTCGGCCTGGTGGTGCGCCAGCCGGACCTCGGGACGGCGCTCCTCATCTTCGCGTCCGGCGCGTTCGTGATCTTCCTGGCCGGCCTGTCGTGGAAGATCCTCGCCACGCTCATGGCGACCGGGGCGGCAAGCCTGCCGTTCCTCTGGGGCATGATGCACGACTACCAGCGAAAACGGGTGCTCACGCTGCTCGATCCCACGGAGGATCCCCTGGGCGCGGGCTACCACATCATCCAGGCGACCATCGCCATCGGGTCGGGCGGCGTGCTCGGCAAGGGGTGGCTGAACGGCACGCAGGCGCAGCTCGACTTCGTGCCGGAGCGATCGACGGATTTCATCCTCGCGGTGTTCGGCGAGGAATTCGGCCTGGCCGGCATCCTCGTGCTCATCGTCCTCTACATGCTCATCGTCGCGCGCGGCCTCATGATCGCGGCCAACGCCTCCACGACCTTCGCCCGCCTCATGGCCGGGGCGGTCACGCTCACCTTTTTCACGTATGCCTTCGTCAACATGGGAATGGTGAGCGGGATACTGCCCGTCGTGGGGGTGCCGCTCCCGATGGTGAGCTACGGCGGCACGGCGCTGCTATCGATGCTGGTGGGGTTCGGCATCCTCATGTCGATCTCCACGCACAAGCAGCTGGTGTCGAGTTGA